The Schistocerca nitens isolate TAMUIC-IGC-003100 chromosome 2, iqSchNite1.1, whole genome shotgun sequence nucleotide sequence ttaacaaatttctcttcttcagaaacgctttccttgccattgccggtctacattttatatcctctctacttcgaccatcagttattttgctccccaaatggcaaaactccattactactttgtctcatttcctaatctaaatccctcagcatcacccgacttaattcgactacattccattatcctcgttttgcttttgtttatgttcatcttatactctcctttcaagacactgtccattccgttcaactgctcttccaagtcatttgctgtctctgacagaattacagtgtcatcggcgaacctcaaagtttttgtttcttctccatggattttagtacctactccgaatttttcttttatttcctttactgattgctcaatatacagattgaatagtatcggggagaggctaaaacactgtctcactccctttccaaccactccttccttttcatgtccctcgactcttataactgccgtctgctttctgtacaaattgtaaatagccttttgctctccgtattttacacctgccagctgcagaatttgaaagagagtattccagtcaacattgtcaaaagctttctctaagtctacaaatgctagaaacataggtttgcctttccttaatctttctttttagataagtcgtagggtcagtattgcctcacgtgttccaacatttctaaagaatccaaactgatttttcccaagatcggcttccaccagtttttccattcgtctgtaaagaattcgcgttagtattttgcggctgtgacttattaaactgatagttcggtaattttcacatctgtcaatactgcTTCTTTTggtattggaataattatattcttcttggaatctgagggaatttcgcctgtctcatacatcttgttcaccggatggtagagttttgtcaggactggctctcccaaggctgtcagtagttctaatggaatgttatctattcccggaaccttgtttcgactcaggtctttcagtgctctgtcaaactcttcacacatatctccaatttcatcttcatctacctcctcttccatttccataatattgtcctcaagaacatcgcccctgtgtagaccctctatatactccttccacctttctgctttcccttctttgcttagaactgggtttccatctgagctcttgatattcttgcaagtggttctcttttctccctcCAGACACACAATTTTGTTTAGTAACCGCTCCAAACGCTTCTTGGACGACGTTGGTCCTCTGTTATGTTTCACTTGAGAAGGGAGGCGTCGGACTGGTTCCCTTTGCGACAAGGATAATGAACTACATGACTCGACatctgtttcaatatttttttcacttgTTTATCACGCATTGTCATCatcgtactcctcatgtacattgcccCTACAGTCGAGCGTATATTACAACGCGCTTTCCATTCAATCACCTTCCTGAAATGCTAATATTTCGTCTGTCACTTATTCCTCACTCTCAGAAATTCCTTGGATTTCTTTCTGGGAATGTCAGCTTCGGGAAATGTTGTTGTGGATATAATGTAGTGTTTGCTTTTTCTGTATCGTCGGCTAATCAGTTCAACTATGCTCTGTAGCCTTATGCTGTGCTCATCATTGGTTACCTTGAGTCCCACCCCATGTGGCCATTAGGAGATAATATTGTGAGTGCATGGTAGACAGTAGATGCGGCAGCGAGTGCCATAAACGTCATTTAACTTTTCCTGCCTCACGTTCATGGAGCTCAAAGTAAGTTCACGTCAGCAAAATTTGGGTTAAGGTATTAAAGTAGTTTCAGCATTCCAAGTGTCGATTCATATGTttcttattccagtctttgatcacaatatcatttCTTTTGACGATACcccgtttcagtccgtaatgaccatcctcagatcttttgtaCATCATGTCCTAAGGTGATAAGGACTTGGATATGGCATAGAATAGATCAGCGGAAACCGgttatcgtcaaaagaattgatattgcgtTGAAAGACTGGAATaagaaagcatttgacagtattggatcactgttcgtatTCGCGACTATGCCGCAGCTGGTGCAAGTATGGATTTTCTACAGGAATTATAAAATACAATTTCGGAATAGTTGTTCAGGACCAGTGGAATAAACAAGTAATGCGTGATGCTGTGCTGTTGTCATGAAAATCTCTATATAAACGTGCAATTCACTTAATATAAACTTTTAAGGATCAAATTGTCTGCCAGGATCGGCGTTGCTTCGATAATTAATTTACATCACAACTGCCATCCAGTAGACGATATTCGCTACAGTGTGTGTATTTACTGGTCTCTGCAGCCCTGGTCGCCGTGGCGCATGCGCGCTACGGCCCTCGGGAGTCGCGCTACCAGCTTATGGAGGACCGCGAGCAGCCGTCATCGGCAGAGAGGCGGCACAGTCCCAGAGCGGTCCGGCGCCGCTCGGAAGACGACGGTTCCGCCTCGTCAGAGTCGCAGGAAATGTCGTCCACGGAGCTGCCGTGCCCAAAAGTTTGTCCACTTATCTACGCACCAGTGTGTGTCGAAGACATCAACCACGAATACCACTTGTTTGATGATGAGTGTGAGGTGCGCAAGTGCGCCTGTGACACAGGGTTCGGTAAGTTCTTGGCATTTAAATGAAGTTGTTTTACGTGTGTGATTGATGAGATATCGACGGTCTGTGCATTTACTTAGCGCTGGATTCCAATGTCAGAATGAAAATACGAGTAGCCAGCAATGGGCCTCTACATATTTATGCCTGCAAAATCATTTAAGGAAGCACTGTTCCTCGTACTTCGCAGTGAAACGACAGGAAGCTTTCTTCGCTCAGTCCACGACTTCCCATCTTATGGCTGAGCATAGAACTCATTCGGATTATTCGTCAGAACTGTCTCTGGAACTCGCTGCATCTACTTAATCTACTTATTTTACAATACTTTATGAACCCAGTAGATGTCTTTCATGGTACTGACCTACCGCAACTTTGTATAAAAGAATGTTTACATAGGATTTGTTTTATATCCGACAGGAAAAACACCGTGAGGCTTAGGATCAACACTCTTCGAACAGGATTATTTtaactgtttaatttttttcttatcgTTCTGATATCTGCCCCCGGTAGGTGACTCgccagcatgacagaatgtcaatcgtaagggcccgggttcgattcccggttgggtcgtagattttctcggctcagggactgggtgttgtgttgccctaatcatcatttcatccacatcgatgcGAAAGTCGCAGAAGtttcgtcaaatcgaaagacttgcacccgcccAGCGGTCTATCCgatgggaagccctagtcacacgacatttacatttcctCGTTCTGATAAATGCGTTCATTAGCACGCCGTTTCCAAGATTCTGGGAGGCACTGGCCCCGAATCGAATATGTGCCGTGGTTACCGACGAGGGCCGGTGCGCGAGTCAGCCTtgttgtagtttttaggcggtttctcacatccgaGTAGGTGAATACCTGCATGGGACACACAATCCACCTCATTGACACTActgacaaacatttagaaaatgttgacACACTGGCACACTTTTCACCTGGATTCCTCTAGGTGTAGACAGACTGGTTACACGAATTCCGTCACGAGGTTTGTGGGCTGGGGGCTGTCGGAGGAGATGGCAACAGGAAGAGCGTCACGTCGCCATTCTGTACCActaatgttgttgttatcttccGTCCGGAGAGTGGTTGGATGAGACTCTACACGCTACCCTATTCTGAGCAAAACTCTtcgtttccgaataactactgacaCATCAATCTAACATGAACTGTAACTGTGACATAACGTAACGCAGGAAGCGTGGAGCCATACTGAAAATTGATATGAGTGATGCAAAATTGCTGAATTGGTGGCTGAATGAAATGCCACTAATTAAAAAGCCAATGACTTTATTTCATTCGTTTCGGGAAATACCAATCATCAGAGAGTCATGATCATCTAGCTATTCAGAGCATAAAGATATGCATAAAGATTGATTCAGCCTTATCATGTCTACCATAACAGCTGTATCATTTATAGCTTCTCTCTATGCATGTGAATACCTAGATGACCATGATGATGGATATCTCTCGAAACGAGTCCAATAAAGTCATTGGTTTTTTAACTACTGGAAGTTCGATCAGTGACGAATTCAACAATTTTGCAGTCCTCATAATTATTTAATATCAGTCGAAACCTACGGGCTGTTCTCGTCTCTTGGTTCCCCATCACACTTCCGTCCAGTTCAACGTTGGTGATCTCTTGACGTCTCTGAATGTTTCTTATCGACCGATTTCAgtgcctcctcatcagttacgttatctacccgtgtcatcctcagcattcgtctgtagcatcatatttccaAAGCTTGCATTCTCTTTTTCTTTGAACTGCTCATCATCCACGTTTCAGTcctgtacaaggctacattccagagaaataccttcagaaaacacttcctaacactaaaatttataataggtgttaacaaatttttcttcttcagatacgctgttcatgctattgccagtctacattttatatcctctctactttatccattatcagttattttgatgtCCAGATAGAAGCGTTTTTAAGTATGCCTAAAAAACAGACATTGGTGACGATCCTGCAGCAGTactatatttataaaatcaattcGGAATACAAGaatctctctgacgacagctgagtCAGGTATGGAGATATGACCTGCTACTGATACATGAAAGTTTTTACCGGATTGTGACACTAAACCATATTAGGAGCTTGTCCCAAGCGCTTGCCTTTACCATTTCGGCAATTCGAGCGCGCTTCCAGGACCGACCAAAACTTCCTTACGTCATATTGTGTACGACCCTGTCTCTcgcaattttatttatatttccgcCACAGTGTTCCAAAGACAAAAACGTATTCATCATCAGTGTTAAGATCGGCATTTTGCCAGTCGAGGCTTTGAATATCTTTTGGTTACGATGTCTGAAGGATTGCGCAATCATTCTGACATTAGCTACGTTAGGAAGGAATATATGGCACATGGGAATTTGTGCCGGACGGTAATTCGAAACCGGACATACCGCTTGTAGCGAGCGCCCTTCTGAGATGAGCTGAAGGGTCAATACTGCCATGCTTATTCTCACATTTCTCCAGAAAAATACTGTTACACgggatcggcttctaccaggttttccattctacCATCAGTATTGTGCaacgatgacttattaaactgatagtccggtgaCATATATATTACTAATGTCACGAACAAGAAAATAGAATTTATTCCTCCCGATCTCGCTCAGTAAGTTACTAGAGAAGTGTGTGAATCATGGCGCTGACAGAATCTCTCAGTTTTTGTCACAGACTGAAATTCACTACAGCTGTGAAGGATTTTCTTggaactgacgcggcttgaaaactgaTACTATTTTGTCTAGTCATGTCGCCGCGAAAGACTCTGAGAACACAAGTCTGTCGTTGTTTTCCAGTAACCCTTCTCCATATTTTAGAGGAATTTTCATACAGAAATTCTAGTTTATTCCACATCAGAAAGAAACTAATTGTTTAAAAGTAGTTATTAAATCAGTTAGTAATCTCTGCGAATGACTTGCATGTTGGCATGTGTACAATGTCGAGATATAACGGAACCATCTTTCCTAACGCAGGTATACTTGAGAACAAAGATTTATAAAAAAAGTTTCGTAATGTTCCAAACTTTCTGAGGATATATTTTTTCCCCGAGCACTCCAAAGTTATGACCATATTCTCTTTGTGTTTTACGGTCAATGCTGATATTTTGTATTTCGCACTGGTAATAGGTTACTCTCCTGTGGTCTCGACTGTAGAATGTATGTTTTTCTTAGTCATTTCGCTGATGTATGTGTACAGTAAAATCTTAAAAACTTTTGTGTGTGTACAGGGAAGTGTAACTTTAATAaaagactttttttatttttatagctaTAAACACATTTCTAATTGTAAGATGTGTTCTGTTACGTTCTCTAAGAGAAGCTTCGTGGTTTGTTTGGGTGCTTGTACAGCCTGATGATACATCTGTTCTCTTGGTGATATCGTAAATTTCGAAATCGAAGACCACGTTGTTCCCAGGAACAGCTAGGGATCTGTACGGTCCACTACAGCAGAAAGCCTCTTGCCTGGATATTTTTTATACtacagaatagttcaaatggctttgagcactatgggacttaacatctgaggtcatcagtcccctagatcttagaataacttaaacctaactaacctaaggacatcacacacatccatgtacgaggcaggattctaacctgcgaccgttgcgctggcgcagttccagactgaagcacctagaaccgctcggtcgcagcagCCGGCTATAGCACTGAAATGGGACAAATTCTACTGCTGGTACTCACTGACGAGTTCTTCGCTTTATCGGCATGCAGTACATATTCAGGCCGAGTTTATTTTATAGAGGACTGTATCTACCTCGGAATCTAGACGGCTAAGCCACCATCCCCTCCCTTTCCCCTTGGCATACAACGTATCACCGACGAGCTCAACTGTAGTCCCTGGATCATGTTACGACATTACATCAGTACTGCAAAGGCTCGGACCATTCATCCCtttatgtgttcaaatgtgtgtgaaatctcatgggccatgactgctgaggtcatcagtccctaagcctacacactacttaacctaaattatcctaaggacaaacacacacacccatgcccaagggaggacacgaacctccgccgggaccagccgcacagtccatgactgcagcgccatagaccgctctgctaatcccgcgcggctcatccCTTTACATATCACCATAGACATTTTCAAGAGAAAATTAAAGTGAAGATTTGATACACAGACACATATGAACAGTCATCGTCCAACGCTTCGTCCATGAAAGTAAGGGGCCGACCAATCATATAAAGATACAAAGAACTCGGTGCACTTCCGGGCTGTATACGTAGCACAAGTGTAAGTAATGAACCGCCTTTCCACTTGCCTACAATATACAAGATTCACAACAAGGAACACGTGCTAATATCCAACACCCTTCAAACATTTTTGATATGGAATAAATTGACAATATATTTactgggggttgttttggggaaggagaccagacagcgaggtcatcggtctcatcggagtaggggaggattgggaaggaagtcggctgtgccctttcaaaggaaccatcccggcatttgcctggagcgatttagggaaatcacggaaaacctaaatcaggatggtcggacgcgggattgaaccgtcgtcctcccgaatgggagtccagtgtctaaccactgcgccacctcgctcggtaatatatTTACTGACCAAGCAAATATGGACGACTAAAAGTTCAAGAACAAACTAGACACAGTTGTATTAATGGGGATGTGATAAAAGGAATTCTATATTTGTGACAAGCTCTTGGGCATGTAGGGAGCCACTTCTTGCTAATGAATAGCTAACTTTCTCTAAATTGCGCATTCAGAACATGATCTGGTCACTTTGCAGCAACAGCTGTGCGTGCCGTTAAGGAAATGCAATTAGCTATATTTATGATGTCAACAATAAGTAATACGACTTTTAGGAAAGTTTTCCACAGTTACTAGCGTTACTAACATATCCTTTCTATTATTTGTTACAGTTTACAAGTTTGTACCAAGGGAGATGTGTAAAGGACCCCTCTCACCCTGTCCACTACAGCCAAAATCTTCCCGGCGTCTTGATGTAGAGGAAGACGCTGAAGTATCTGACTCGTCGTCCAGCGAGTAACGTCCGAGTGGCTGTCCTGTCGACAAGAAATCTTCGTAAAGCAGAAGAATGATGAATAAAAGACCAAGAAAATACGACAGCAGAAGAACTTACCTCATTTACTCGCAACAAAACTACCTGAATAACCTCAGCAACTTTTCTGCTTTATTGATTCGACCACGAAACACAATAAATCAAATcatcttttattttatataacttgctatatacataaatttttctgtcctttttaatcattttctttttctgtattaaaTTGTCTACAACCCAAAAGAAGTTTCATgttatgtgctgttacatttttgaTTCTACAATAAATTTATCTGCCTCGAGCATCTGATACTGGAAAATATTGAATGCTCATTAATAATGTCAACCACATTCGGCCCAGTCAAGCTATACATTCAAACCGCTGATTTTCTATCATAATGATAAACGGTTTCATTGAAAGCGTactgcaaaattaaaaataaacctgTTAGTTATAAACAGAGGTTGTATTAATTTTCCTGTCTAAACCATAACTAATGGTAAAAAGACTGTGCACACCTCTAAAAAACACATTCTCTGCAGTATGCGGTCTGCAAAACGCCATGGTGTAATGTGCTGAGTTTTCGGTTACAGCAAATACCTATATTGTTTTACCGAAAACAGTTTAAATTATTAAGTAAAGATGAAACACAGTTAGACGTCGAATAATGTTTATCAGTGGATGTGACTTACATCTGAGTGACGTTAAGTAACGTATGTCAGTTTCAGGAGTATAGCCATTCCTGTCGAAAGCAGTCTTTTCTAGCACTTTGTGGCGTTATTGCTTGGGCAACGTTTTTCGGTGACTACAGTCAATATTTACGTCTTTATTTCTTCAGTCAGCCTTAAAGACCGGCACTGTTAGCCTCCAGCGTGGTTTTCAACAACTTCTTTTTCCCTGGTTACTAGGTAAGTACCATATGATGCTATGCAGAATTAACGCTAGCTAAGGTAGCATCACTACGTTTGTGAAAATTTGATGTTTCAGTTAATTACAAGCTAACTGTGAACGAAAATCTTACTGCAGAAATATATTATCTTAAGCTATCAAACTAATAGTAAAATCATCCAACTGAAAATAAAATAGCTGTCATTATGTGGCTACGATTTTGTGTGACTCTCAACTAAAGGTACAAAACATTCCAAATTAAAGTTAATGTAGTATACGTATTAGATACTAAGAAATGAATGTGTGTTTCCCGAAATTATTTTGTCAAAGAAACTGATTAATAGCTTTGAAGCTTTATTACATTGTGGTGTGCTATAATCTGGTAAGATAGACGCAGTTTAATTCCATACATTTATAGAACCTCATTAATATACAATTCCGTAGCGAAAACAGAAGGTGAAACAAAAGAAGGAGTTGAGCGCCTGGAAAGCCAACATTGATTTTGATCCGATAACGGCATATGCCATCCATGGTATAGTAGTTGCACTGATAATAAATAGTTCACCGACAGATAACGTAGTGGAAAAGCTACCAGAGCAGCGCCatatgtgtctaccctttaatacgaAATGCttacagcaagaagactcagtgtcgttgaaacgtgtgaagcaagcaggcaaccatgcaacGGAGACCCAGtcgtgtttcctacagccaactgagtgaatTTGAAAGGGGTCCAACTGTGGCATTCCGAGTGACGGGATGGTACTTCCGGAGAATTGGCACACAAGTTGAACGTGCAGCATCAGTTGGGTAAcggtgctggtatcagtggtcatgtgactATGATCAGACTCTTAGACGACATTCTCGACGTCCACGCAGCGATGCTGATGGTAGAgtcaccacagcacagataagagaacttgtgagcccagatgtgtcaacacgaactgttgagaACCGATTATTAGCATTGCGATTTCAGGCACCCACACCTCTGGTTCATCTTCCACTCACACCATAGCATCGAtgcgcacggctcgactggtgccgtgagGTGCACTTGGAGtggcgcgccatggtcttcagAAATAGATTCTGGTTGCATGAAAGTGATGGTCGTGTGCGCaaacgacgtagacctggtgagcactgtgcACATTGAGTGCTTTCGTTCAAGGCAGGCTGTCCCAGCCTCAGGCCCTATGATCTGAGGTGCGACGAACTACAGCCTTTCGCGTTTCCGGAGGGGACTCCAACCagtgctcggtacgtgcagaatgttgtcagaccAGTTCACTTGCCGTTCTTGCATcaggaaggtgatgtattcttccgacaggataatactcgcccacacactgcccatgaaaattaacgtgctctgcaagacgtataGCGACTTTCCTGGCCATTAGGATTTCCAGACTAGTCTCCAGCCGAACGTATGtggaatatgatgggacgagaactgACACGTGAGACTTATCAAACAACAAATATTCCAGAacaggctaagcaggcatggcataacgtatgccaggacagtattcaccatctgtacgatcaaCTGACTGCCAGAGTCACTGCCCGCATTGCTTCCCGTGGAGgccacaccacgtactaatattggTGTTTCAGCGTggctcgatacctggtacctcataaCAGCTTGTgctattaatctgtaaatgtaatttcaTTTATTCCATAAGCAATATTGCAAaaacaaatcttgagtgaactgaaaaTCTCTAAAAGCTTGTTGAGCGGTGCGCGGCTCTCGTTCGTGCCATTTATTGCTTGACAGCTTGTCTTTGCGGTGctgccgtctcgtttcttattcgatttactggtgtcactaacaagggaacgtccccatcgcacccccctcagatttagttataagttggcacagtggataggccttgaaaaactgaacagtgatcgatcgagaaaacaggaagaagttgtgtggaactatgaaaaaataagcaaaatatacaaactaagtagtccatgcgcaagatagggaaTATCAAGGACACTCCgaactcgggagcgccgtggtcccgtggttagcgtgacgagctgcgaaaagagaggtccttggttgtaatcttccctcgagtgaaaattttaactttttgttttcagtttatgtgacaaactcttatgttttcatcacttttttgggagagattatcacatccacaagaaaacctaaatcgggcaaggtagaagaatcattttacccattcgccaagtgtactagttaggtgggtcgacaacatattcctgtcatgtgacgcacatgctgtcaccagtgtcgtatagaatatatcagacgtgttttcctgtggaggaatcggttgacctatgacattgcgatcaaatgttttcggttcccattggagaggcacgtcctttcgtcaactaatcgcacggttttgcggtgcggtcacaaaagacagacactaaacttattacagtgaacggagacgtcaatgaacgaacggacagatcataactttgcgaaaataaagaaagtaaaattttcagtcgagggaagatttgaactagaGACATCTCGtcccgcacctgctcacgctaaccacgggaccacggtttTCCTGGGCTCAGattgtccttaatattgcctatcttgagcatgaactactcagtttgtatatttcatgGTTCcatagaacttcttcctgttttctcgattgatctgtgttcagtttttcaaggcctatccactgtcccaacttataactaaatctgaggggggtgcgatggggatgttcccttgttagtagctggcttgcttgcccgtgagtggcagcagcagcgcttatcgataagtacactgtcgtactatctctggagcgaccgctagtatttcaggGTCGTGGTCTGTCGGCTGTGGAGTTGggacggagcaccagtgaggtgcggacagccagtactcgccgaccgctggcgacgcacatgcactgtccgacggaaggagactggagttgGAATGacctttggttggtcgttcggtcggtcgtctcatcgggcgacgtgtatttggttttTTGAACGTTTCTGTTGGTCAACTTGCCGCACGTGGGTCGGTTCCTACCTTGtacagagatgtcgggtggccaatgggcaagtgttacatggttgggtccgagccagtgtgcccaggTCGCCGTTTCTCTGAGTTCGGAAGGGCCATGGAGTAGTCAGgatagccaagactcgcccgaccgtggCTGACAcgcatgacttgagtggggacgatctTGGTtgttcgttcggtcggtcgtctcaccgGACGACGGATatctggtcgccgaccgcttctgggttctctgtgtgtgtcgacttgtgattcgtccttgtcgttccacagtgattgcttttaccattgttcgagttcttgtggaagtgttttcgtggaagtGCGTCTTGCTTGTGTGATTTAGACTGAGAGGttgattttaatgctgtctgcgtactggagtaggcagtcggtcggttgggacacagcagcgaggaagtctccgcggtgaGGTCATCAGCGTAGTTTTCCGCAGTATGCTTTTCCTCGCCGTATGAGGCTGTCCGGCGCGGCGTGAAGTTCGACAGCCCTTGGTGTTTGTtcgtatttttgagtggttattgcgccTTATCTGTATTTGGAcgccaatatttgaagacgtagcGCTGCTGGTATCTTCATCCTCGATGACATTTTCCGTTGTGGTGCCGTTGGTCGGCCGGAAGGGAATTGAATAAGTTGTtcgtcggtccttcagccgtccctgtgtcgggttgccatctgattacttaatccTATTTTTGGCTGCTTATCTCACCCAACCTTACGTTAGTTACCACCTAAGGCCGACCCATGGAGCATTTCTGTTCTCCATTGTTCTGTTgtatttagattgtgattttcttttagttccAAGTACTGTTTTGGCCTTGAGatgtattgtttctgaattcttttaagggcatgtgtgataagtgttttagcaaaataaagtttgtatctTTGTGCAATTAAGAGCAACTAATTTGGACTCCTTACCacaacctcatccgctctgtcctgcgaaaccagatttcaagtgTACTTATTATATACTGGCAGTGTAATTATTTGGTATCGATATCTTTTAGAGTAGTAGTACTAATAACCGTTCGTATCTGAGATTCAACTTGTAGTCCACTGCAAGGAAATAGTCTGAGCATATTCTACCCTTTTGTAAAAATTTCCTGTCCTCTCTCTTACACCaagacacccacaaaaataaaatgtgaTGCGATTTTTAATTTGTATCCATTAGTGATGTACTGATCAACGGCAGCATTGCCCTGAATGAATTATCCCACTACCTGTTATATTTTGTGATTATTTTGAAGTCACGCTCAAGCCAAACAGCACACCTAAGTGTGTGTACAGCAGGTCAATAAGCTTTAGCACTACATAAAATCCTGATGTTCATCTTACGAGACCATGTATGTGAGAGAGATAAAATCCACATTCAAGTATTTTATCGTTCAGCAGCAAAGACACCGTGAGAAAAGATAAGACGATGAAGTCATCAAAAATGGTGCACAAGCTTATACTGGTTAAGGTAATAGGCGGCGTCCGTTTATAAGGGTATAGATATCTGTTCTCTTGAAAGAGAACAACATAGGCTGATGTGACAAGGCTTGAGCGCCACTAATCAGAATGCCGTTTGTGACAAGTTTACCCATATTtccgtttaatttttaatttcacttgtTTCTGATGCTTCATGAGA carries:
- the LOC126236534 gene encoding uncharacterized protein LOC126236534, translated to MEHCMFSAFPRRGHRPNFPFNSKAPRKCCTISFPYTPKTFAKALVAVAHARYGPRESRYQLMEDREQPSSAERRHSPRAVRRRSEDDGSASSESQEMSSTELPCPKVCPLIYAPVCVEDINHEYHLFDDECEVRKCACDTGFVYKFVPREMCKGPLSPCPLQPKSSRRLDVEEDAEVSDSSSSE